The following proteins come from a genomic window of Pseudomonas sp. J452:
- a CDS encoding tetratricopeptide repeat protein: MSIKQIAAVLTGFLVCATAYSAPLTPMQQSAKERGIMLYNQYKNPEPELRIAAEAGDKEAQYYLAEELRQSNQHTTLEAYKWYTAAAEQGDLYAMRRLSLLEDDLCASMGNCPKGSKSPSDWKKILITTAQPLAEAGNGEAMFIMYHVSNDLEWLVKADEAHYAYGQYLLANLYDNGNGFFLLPWERNEKIEDLVKKSAEGGYAVSMGWHAYNLASRGLLKEARHWLKEAAKAGFVGIFSDYAIFKSKPENRYEIPVNLIESYGLLSLLLELDGGGDMLPLAEKELPKIASQMTSEQIEQAKIFATDWKATHSPLSYFPDKLGF; encoded by the coding sequence ATGTCAATAAAACAGATAGCTGCTGTGCTAACAGGCTTTTTAGTATGCGCAACAGCCTATTCCGCCCCTCTCACACCGATGCAACAATCCGCCAAAGAGCGCGGAATCATGCTCTATAACCAATACAAAAACCCAGAACCCGAATTACGTATTGCGGCCGAAGCCGGAGATAAAGAGGCTCAGTACTACTTAGCAGAAGAGCTACGCCAGAGTAATCAACACACCACTTTAGAAGCATACAAATGGTATACCGCTGCAGCAGAACAAGGTGACCTATATGCCATGCGCAGACTCAGCTTACTTGAGGACGACCTTTGCGCAAGTATGGGCAATTGCCCCAAAGGATCAAAGTCACCTTCCGACTGGAAAAAAATACTTATAACCACTGCGCAACCACTAGCAGAGGCTGGCAATGGCGAAGCGATGTTTATTATGTATCACGTATCAAATGACCTAGAGTGGCTGGTAAAGGCTGACGAAGCGCACTACGCATACGGCCAGTACTTGTTAGCCAATCTATACGACAATGGAAATGGTTTCTTTCTACTACCTTGGGAGAGAAACGAAAAGATTGAAGATCTTGTAAAAAAATCAGCGGAGGGTGGATATGCCGTAAGCATGGGCTGGCATGCATACAATCTGGCCTCGAGAGGTCTATTAAAAGAAGCCAGACACTGGCTAAAAGAAGCTGCAAAAGCAGGGTTTGTCGGAATATTTTCGGATTATGCAATTTTCAAATCAAAACCAGAAAATCGATACGAAATACCAGTTAATTTAATTGAGAGTTATGGCCTTCTATCACTTTTGCTTGAGCTAGACGGAGGAGGAGATATGCTTCCTCTAGCTGAAAAAGAATTGCCTAAAATTGCATCGCAGATGACATCAGAGCAGATTGAACA
- a CDS encoding tetratricopeptide repeat protein, whose protein sequence is MIKQLLFFFSITLCGSVVAAAQLTPQQQAAKERGMTLYNQHKAISAEPYLKIAAEAGDRESQYFLGEALRFNNRYMTTEAQKWYMAAAEQGDYYAMYRLSGKGKDLCTAMKNCPADGKTAGEWLLLGRKTASALAAKGDSEAMYVMYYLTGDYDWMEKAAEAGSPIAQYDLARFYRDGRIFFFPPWGRSERIEKLMRGSAEGGFVNGMGAYLGILQEKGDLAAARALLKKIAETGDALAIGSYGAYLSHTPNTLDYPLDLVKGYGLMSLLLELDGGGTSKQYAERKLPKIAAKMTPEQIEQAKAFAKEWKATHPPLSYFPEKLGF, encoded by the coding sequence ATGATTAAGCAATTACTCTTCTTTTTTAGTATTACACTGTGTGGCAGCGTGGTTGCGGCCGCTCAATTAACTCCTCAACAGCAAGCCGCAAAAGAACGTGGCATGACACTCTACAACCAACACAAGGCCATATCCGCTGAGCCTTATTTAAAAATAGCGGCAGAAGCAGGCGATAGAGAGTCCCAATACTTCCTAGGTGAAGCACTAAGATTTAACAACCGATATATGACCACGGAGGCACAAAAGTGGTACATGGCTGCTGCCGAACAAGGCGACTACTACGCCATGTATCGCCTGTCTGGAAAGGGAAAAGATCTGTGTACCGCAATGAAAAATTGCCCTGCCGACGGTAAAACGGCAGGTGAATGGCTGCTGCTTGGGCGGAAAACCGCCAGCGCTCTAGCGGCCAAAGGCGACAGTGAAGCCATGTATGTCATGTACTACCTGACCGGTGACTATGACTGGATGGAAAAAGCCGCCGAAGCAGGCTCACCGATAGCGCAGTATGACTTGGCACGCTTTTATCGGGACGGACGGATATTCTTTTTCCCTCCATGGGGTCGCTCAGAGCGAATAGAAAAGCTAATGAGGGGATCTGCCGAAGGCGGATTTGTCAACGGAATGGGGGCATATCTTGGAATACTTCAGGAAAAAGGCGATCTGGCCGCTGCTCGTGCCTTGCTGAAAAAAATTGCGGAAACCGGCGATGCACTAGCCATTGGCTCCTACGGCGCCTACCTCTCACATACGCCCAACACACTGGACTACCCCTTGGACCTGGTTAAGGGTTATGGGCTTATGTCTCTACTACTTGAACTGGACGGGGGTGGCACCTCAAAACAATATGCCGAGAGAAAACTCCCCAAGATCGCCGCCAAGATGACACCAGAGCAGATCGAACAAGCCAAAGCCTTCGCCAAAGAATGGAAAGCAACTCACCCGCCACTTTCTTATTTCCCTGAAAAACTGGGATTTTAA
- a CDS encoding LysM domain-containing protein, protein MELINYVVRSGDTLTKIANQHGSTVAELLELNSFIGNADQIAVGWNLSVVARPTPALTQPAASASASASAQADTPAKEPAVLQLPPLQQTKITPTTLCEKAAHPCKPRFANIIYATHEQSFWLLPKEADEALSESAHILEQQVAPSKSKEERKKGMDACGLLDYFMEPNLSFFLEGQDKERMQFFEREHPDIADINLAIQLQDRALGIEPLHTGPTNDRAEASRRAAEDMKRIPDGMARRHKLQRLQYEWKKLRDIAVKKAREQNYTYQNGSLFTEEAMKAKQRVDHYLKARQEVLKYGELPTYEQEELAKLLEQQYQLYKEIQEFTQHYGPSLKYQEIFTQLTALEAYKSYVDAIIKVADYGLAVPEYALIMASGDAGSGIQRFKQYQEHLAKQQAVEDEMREKYEGWVKSTGQNMLPPAGLLAAERAAWDAEQTQLQQLYQEAQQAVANSKPRRHLLWNPEQFQPRPIERLVKSDFPLHEVSWPDSPKPLGHTSMMVLNGLAKPRVKMTPSFAGNSSAQPNSRSAFSDWLTGMGAQEIKDQGDWFDNNGWFKVELFYDHLTKLGWQVDSLQDAAIRKQWGDRLCEVLFLDSVRRSLRLFDRSPQAQLVRFLSAPPERIQTSTEASGPTLRDATASFETTLDIDLARGEVELFNIELPKAKEAKSVPANYINYLGETTTLDLGRFSACFSARAWGFAGASLQLAANLDLSPSRLRYGSGLDPIEPATREENTASMARTEDMGKATSAPVQLEDAASASFKLFAGIQAGIEVTGQLNWLPPTGLVSTRLQVGETKKTEEKWLNLAHLTAEISVAAGLGFDSEVSLSLDQGRFILRLKASLIAGPGASGSFAFAVGYEAIGELMDVMRRELRKNMYHQLKWVDGSSFDLLSKLNIFGALGMDVGMIYTLSLTTVDAVTNLYEALTAGGKGGPIAHSIINYENQAELERWFIDAIPEALGPMLMTLISPAEAFEITETVDTTEGPQERVTSYGEPECWLLQQRAIEQVLGWIVRNAQSNGTVHNAQRQFDEACTRMNRFGSKPPKQGKAYCENRMHMDRFMDFKVMNIGREADINEDMRNSYREHVETLGQLRDGFCGESNHYGITYMPGGHATYNGPGE, encoded by the coding sequence ATGGAACTCATCAATTACGTCGTCCGCAGCGGCGACACGCTGACCAAAATCGCCAACCAGCACGGCAGCACGGTTGCCGAACTCCTTGAGCTCAACAGTTTCATCGGCAACGCCGACCAAATTGCAGTGGGTTGGAATCTCAGCGTAGTGGCACGCCCGACCCCAGCCCTCACACAGCCCGCCGCCTCAGCCTCAGCCTCAGCCTCAGCCCAGGCGGACACTCCGGCCAAAGAGCCCGCCGTGCTGCAACTGCCTCCCCTGCAACAGACAAAAATCACACCAACCACCCTCTGTGAAAAAGCTGCGCATCCCTGCAAACCGCGCTTTGCCAACATCATTTACGCCACCCATGAGCAGTCCTTCTGGCTTCTACCCAAGGAGGCCGATGAAGCGCTCAGCGAATCGGCGCACATACTCGAACAGCAGGTGGCACCGAGCAAAAGCAAGGAAGAACGCAAGAAGGGCATGGATGCCTGCGGGCTGCTGGACTACTTCATGGAGCCCAACCTGAGCTTTTTTCTCGAAGGCCAGGACAAGGAGCGGATGCAGTTTTTCGAGCGCGAGCATCCCGATATCGCCGACATCAACCTGGCCATTCAGCTCCAGGACCGCGCCCTCGGTATCGAGCCACTACATACGGGGCCGACCAACGACCGCGCTGAAGCCTCGCGCAGGGCCGCAGAGGATATGAAAAGAATCCCGGATGGCATGGCCAGACGCCATAAGCTGCAGAGACTGCAGTACGAATGGAAAAAGCTCCGGGATATCGCCGTCAAGAAAGCACGGGAGCAGAACTACACCTACCAGAACGGCAGCCTGTTCACCGAAGAGGCGATGAAAGCCAAGCAACGTGTAGACCACTATCTGAAGGCCCGCCAAGAGGTGCTCAAGTACGGAGAGCTGCCCACCTACGAGCAGGAAGAACTGGCCAAGTTGCTGGAGCAGCAATACCAGCTCTACAAGGAAATTCAGGAGTTCACACAGCATTACGGACCCAGCCTGAAGTACCAGGAAATCTTCACTCAACTGACAGCCCTGGAAGCCTACAAGTCCTATGTCGACGCCATCATCAAGGTCGCCGACTATGGCCTGGCCGTCCCCGAATACGCCCTGATCATGGCCTCGGGCGATGCCGGCAGCGGCATCCAGCGCTTCAAGCAATACCAGGAGCACCTCGCCAAGCAGCAGGCCGTCGAAGACGAAATGCGCGAGAAGTACGAGGGCTGGGTCAAGAGCACCGGCCAGAACATGCTCCCCCCGGCCGGCCTGCTCGCAGCCGAGCGGGCAGCCTGGGATGCCGAGCAGACGCAGCTCCAGCAGCTCTACCAAGAGGCTCAACAGGCCGTGGCGAACAGCAAGCCGCGCCGGCATCTGCTCTGGAATCCGGAACAATTCCAGCCTCGTCCCATCGAACGCCTGGTCAAGAGCGACTTCCCCCTGCACGAAGTCAGCTGGCCGGACAGCCCCAAGCCGCTAGGTCATACCAGCATGATGGTGCTGAACGGGCTGGCCAAACCCCGCGTCAAGATGACCCCAAGCTTCGCTGGCAACAGCAGCGCCCAACCAAACTCGCGGAGCGCCTTCAGCGACTGGCTGACAGGTATGGGCGCACAAGAAATAAAGGATCAGGGCGACTGGTTCGATAACAACGGCTGGTTCAAGGTAGAACTTTTTTACGATCATCTGACGAAACTGGGCTGGCAAGTCGACTCCTTGCAGGATGCCGCCATCCGCAAGCAATGGGGTGACCGCCTGTGCGAAGTGCTCTTCCTCGATAGCGTCAGACGCAGCCTCAGGTTGTTCGACCGCAGCCCACAAGCCCAACTGGTACGCTTCCTCTCGGCACCGCCGGAGCGTATCCAGACCAGCACGGAAGCATCGGGCCCCACGCTGCGCGATGCGACCGCAAGCTTCGAAACCACCCTGGATATCGACCTGGCCCGCGGCGAGGTCGAGCTCTTCAATATCGAACTACCCAAGGCCAAAGAGGCCAAGTCGGTGCCGGCCAATTACATCAACTACCTGGGCGAAACCACCACCCTTGATCTGGGCAGATTCTCGGCCTGTTTCAGCGCACGCGCCTGGGGCTTCGCCGGCGCCTCCCTGCAATTAGCGGCCAATCTGGACCTGTCGCCGAGTCGGCTTCGCTATGGCTCCGGTCTCGACCCTATCGAGCCTGCCACCCGCGAGGAAAACACCGCCAGCATGGCGCGTACCGAGGACATGGGGAAAGCCACCTCGGCACCTGTGCAACTTGAAGATGCCGCCAGCGCCAGCTTCAAACTCTTTGCCGGGATACAGGCCGGGATAGAAGTGACCGGGCAACTCAACTGGCTGCCGCCCACGGGTCTGGTCAGCACCCGACTTCAGGTAGGCGAGACTAAAAAAACGGAAGAGAAATGGCTCAACCTCGCCCATCTCACGGCAGAAATCTCCGTCGCAGCAGGCCTGGGCTTCGATAGCGAGGTGTCCCTCTCTCTCGACCAGGGTCGTTTTATTCTGCGCCTGAAAGCCTCACTGATCGCCGGCCCCGGCGCCAGCGGGAGTTTCGCCTTTGCCGTGGGCTACGAAGCCATCGGCGAGCTAATGGACGTGATGCGCCGGGAGTTGCGCAAAAACATGTATCACCAACTGAAGTGGGTCGATGGCAGCTCATTCGACTTGCTCAGCAAACTCAATATCTTCGGTGCCCTCGGCATGGATGTAGGCATGATCTACACCCTGTCGCTGACTACAGTCGATGCCGTAACCAATCTTTATGAAGCGCTCACGGCAGGGGGCAAAGGCGGTCCTATTGCTCACTCCATCATCAACTATGAAAACCAGGCTGAACTGGAACGCTGGTTTATCGATGCAATTCCCGAGGCACTTGGCCCGATGCTGATGACGCTGATCAGCCCGGCTGAGGCATTCGAAATAACGGAGACAGTGGACACTACAGAAGGTCCGCAAGAAAGGGTTACCTCATATGGAGAGCCTGAATGCTGGCTTCTGCAGCAACGAGCCATCGAACAGGTACTCGGCTGGATTGTGCGTAACGCCCAGAGCAATGGCACCGTACATAATGCCCAGCGTCAGTTTGACGAAGCCTGCACACGCATGAACCGCTTTGGTAGCAAACCGCCGAAGCAGGGCAAAGCCTATTGCGAGAATCGAATGCACATGGATCGTTTTATGGACTTCAAGGTAATGAATATTGGTCGGGAGGCTGACATAAATGAAGATATGCGTAATAGCTACCGTGAACATGTCGAGACTCTTGGGCAGCTGCGCGATGGCTTCTGTGGGGAAAGTAATCATTACGGCATTACCTATATGCCTGGCGGCCATGCCACTTATAACGGCCCCGGAGAGTGA
- a CDS encoding DUF4123 domain-containing protein: MHEGLSKFLKLPRRELPVDGGSLHFIINPARQPEALAQLYNCGQPIEVEYLLHTTEFAHLAESGPIWVSVGRSHELTQLCARLCQERQAGIAIRAQNSQQALNHARSLLKINDGSGGQSLATYYQPALWAALAMTALAQGTLFGPWSAVASPSLVHLQSGPGRWLDWQPPAGSSATANPLALADNSENTYGTLRWLYWIDQEHRAFNSPTQAELPGLIGNLNTLGEHGITDERHLLRLTDLSRGPALDSRPAVMAILQDRTKAFLKTERLQELGAS, from the coding sequence ATGCATGAAGGGCTGAGCAAGTTCCTCAAATTGCCGCGCCGCGAACTGCCTGTGGATGGTGGCAGCCTGCATTTCATCATCAACCCGGCAAGGCAACCGGAGGCCCTGGCGCAGCTCTACAACTGCGGCCAGCCCATCGAAGTGGAATACCTGCTTCACACAACGGAATTTGCCCACCTGGCGGAAAGCGGCCCGATCTGGGTCAGCGTGGGCAGAAGCCACGAGCTGACACAACTCTGTGCGCGCCTGTGCCAAGAGCGCCAAGCAGGCATTGCCATAAGAGCTCAGAACTCTCAGCAGGCGCTGAACCATGCGCGCAGCCTGCTGAAGATCAATGACGGCTCGGGGGGACAAAGTCTGGCTACCTACTATCAGCCCGCGCTCTGGGCCGCACTGGCGATGACGGCTTTGGCACAGGGCACACTCTTTGGCCCCTGGTCAGCAGTTGCCAGCCCGTCACTTGTACACCTACAGAGCGGTCCAGGCCGTTGGCTTGACTGGCAACCCCCTGCAGGCAGCTCTGCTACAGCCAACCCTCTTGCCTTGGCCGACAACAGCGAAAATACCTACGGCACCCTCCGCTGGCTGTACTGGATCGATCAGGAGCACCGAGCCTTTAACTCCCCTACACAGGCAGAACTGCCCGGCTTGATCGGTAACCTCAACACGCTCGGCGAACACGGCATTACCGATGAACGCCACTTGTTGCGCCTGACCGACCTATCGCGCGGGCCCGCCCTGGACTCCCGGCCAGCCGTCATGGCAATCCTGCAAGACAGGACGAAGGCCTTCCTCAAGACAGAGCGCCTGCAGGAACTGGGCGCCTCTTAA
- a CDS encoding type VI secretion system tip protein VgrG: MFAPANQTHFSLSIDGVAHDLQVLEFKGFEALSQPFVFTLELVSEQPDLDLQGLLHQRAFLALSSQGNGIHAYIHQAGRGESGKRLTRYQLVLRPQLAYLAHRKNQRIFQQLSVAEIIASILEEHGIVQGAYQFQLGASYPKRDYCVQYDESDLHFVQRLCEEEGIHYHFQHSQDGHVLVFADDQTAFPRLAPVAYQQDSGLVADDPVIKRFGLRLATRTSRVTRRDYDFEKPRLQLEAAHKGDAKPDLEDYDYPGRFTDRGRGKHLSQRALERHRADYQLAEGQSDQPLLLSGHFLELTAHPRADWNQLWLLNEIHHEGKQPQVLEESVTDFLGGSLPSPIHGRGAGGEGTSGNSDDFHQGYRNRFSATPWDIPYRPPLNHPKPRILGSQSAVVTGPKGEEIHCDQYGRVKVQFHWDREGQADDKTSCWLRVSSSWAGDRYGGIAIPRVGMEVLITFLEGDPDQPLLTGCLYHAEHVVPYDLPANKTRTVFKTLSSPGGGGYNELRIEDRKGQEQIYLHAQKDWDENVENDQKIRIGHERHDTVEANSYTELKAEEHRTTHADRKVEIRANDHLTVTNNQHVKIGTGQFVEAGNEIHLSSGLKVVLEAGAELTLKAGGSFVKLDASGIILSGAVVKINSGGGPGSGSGAAPLLPGKVKAADSDKAGELLTAAPLNRLVPGLSPLCGKQSNGTCSRGDCPCMKG; the protein is encoded by the coding sequence ATGTTCGCCCCAGCCAATCAGACCCATTTCAGCCTGAGCATCGACGGCGTCGCGCACGACCTGCAAGTGCTCGAATTCAAGGGCTTCGAGGCCCTCAGCCAGCCCTTCGTCTTCACCCTGGAATTGGTCAGCGAACAGCCCGACCTCGATCTCCAAGGCCTGCTGCACCAGCGCGCCTTTCTCGCCTTGTCCAGCCAGGGCAATGGCATCCACGCCTACATCCACCAGGCCGGCCGTGGCGAATCCGGCAAACGCCTGACCCGCTACCAGTTGGTCCTGCGCCCGCAGCTGGCCTACCTGGCGCACCGTAAGAACCAGCGCATCTTCCAGCAGCTCAGCGTGGCCGAGATCATCGCCAGCATCCTGGAAGAGCACGGCATCGTGCAGGGCGCCTACCAGTTCCAGCTCGGCGCCAGCTACCCCAAGCGCGATTACTGTGTGCAGTACGACGAGAGCGACCTGCACTTCGTCCAGCGCCTGTGCGAGGAGGAAGGCATCCACTACCACTTCCAGCACAGCCAGGACGGCCATGTGCTGGTCTTCGCCGACGACCAGACCGCCTTCCCGCGGCTGGCCCCGGTGGCCTACCAGCAGGACTCCGGCCTGGTCGCCGACGACCCGGTGATCAAGCGCTTCGGCCTGCGCCTGGCCACCCGCACCAGCCGCGTCACCCGCCGCGACTACGACTTCGAGAAGCCGCGCCTGCAACTGGAGGCGGCCCATAAAGGCGATGCGAAACCGGATCTGGAAGACTACGACTACCCCGGCCGCTTCACCGACCGCGGCCGCGGCAAACACCTGTCCCAGCGCGCCCTGGAACGCCACCGCGCCGACTACCAACTGGCCGAAGGCCAGAGCGACCAGCCCCTGCTGCTCAGCGGCCACTTCCTCGAACTAACCGCCCACCCGCGCGCCGACTGGAACCAGCTGTGGCTGCTCAACGAAATCCACCACGAAGGCAAACAGCCGCAAGTGCTGGAAGAGTCCGTCACCGACTTCCTCGGCGGCTCCCTCCCCTCTCCCATTCATGGCAGAGGGGCCGGGGGAGAGGGCACATCAGGCAACTCTGACGACTTCCACCAGGGCTACCGCAACCGCTTCAGCGCCACCCCCTGGGACATCCCCTACCGCCCGCCGCTGAACCACCCGAAGCCACGCATCCTCGGCAGCCAGAGCGCCGTGGTCACCGGCCCCAAGGGTGAGGAAATCCACTGCGACCAGTACGGCCGGGTAAAGGTGCAGTTCCACTGGGACCGCGAGGGCCAGGCCGACGACAAGACCAGTTGCTGGCTGCGCGTCTCCAGCAGCTGGGCCGGTGACCGCTACGGAGGCATCGCCATCCCGCGGGTCGGCATGGAAGTGCTGATCACCTTCCTCGAAGGCGACCCCGACCAACCGCTGCTCACCGGCTGCCTGTACCACGCCGAGCACGTAGTGCCCTACGACCTGCCGGCGAACAAGACCCGCACGGTATTCAAAACCCTCAGCTCACCCGGTGGCGGCGGCTACAACGAACTGCGCATCGAAGACCGCAAAGGCCAGGAACAGATCTACCTGCACGCGCAGAAGGACTGGGACGAAAACGTCGAAAACGATCAGAAGATCCGCATCGGCCACGAACGTCACGACACGGTCGAAGCCAACAGCTACACAGAGCTGAAAGCCGAGGAACACCGCACCACCCACGCCGACCGCAAGGTGGAAATCCGCGCCAACGACCACCTCACCGTGACCAACAACCAGCACGTGAAGATCGGCACCGGCCAGTTCGTCGAAGCCGGCAACGAGATCCACCTGTCCAGCGGCCTGAAAGTCGTCCTCGAAGCCGGCGCCGAACTCACCCTCAAGGCTGGAGGCAGCTTCGTCAAACTCGACGCCAGCGGCATCATCCTCAGCGGTGCGGTGGTGAAGATCAACTCTGGCGGTGGGCCGGGAAGTGGCTCGGGGGCTGCGCCGCTATTGCCGGGCAAGGTGAAGGCAGCAGACAGCGATAAAGCAGGTGAGCTGTTGACTGCAGCACCGCTGAACAGACTGGTGCCTGGTTTAAGTCCGCTGTGCGGCAAACAAAGCAACGGTACCTGCAGCCGCGGAGATTGCCCATGCATGAAGGGCTGA
- a CDS encoding Hcp family type VI secretion system effector: MPTPAYMTLEGTKQGLITAGTFTEDSVGNIFQEGHEDQVLVQAFNHQVIIPRDPQSGQPTGQRVHKPLMITKVFDKSSPLIFNSLTSGERLNKCRIEWYRTSATGTQEHYYTIELEDAVIVDVQSRMPNCQDPGMAHFTHLEDVYFTYRKIVWTHEVSGTSGSDDWRSPISA; this comes from the coding sequence ATGCCAACACCCGCGTATATGACCCTCGAAGGCACCAAACAAGGTCTGATCACCGCTGGCACCTTCACCGAGGATTCGGTCGGCAACATTTTCCAGGAAGGTCATGAAGACCAGGTGCTGGTACAGGCCTTCAACCACCAGGTCATCATCCCGCGTGACCCGCAGTCCGGCCAACCGACCGGCCAGCGCGTACACAAGCCGCTGATGATCACCAAGGTGTTCGACAAATCCTCGCCGCTGATCTTCAACTCGCTGACCTCCGGCGAGCGCCTGAACAAGTGCCGCATCGAGTGGTACCGCACCTCCGCCACCGGCACCCAGGAGCACTACTACACCATCGAACTGGAAGACGCGGTGATCGTCGACGTGCAGTCGCGCATGCCGAACTGCCAGGACCCGGGCATGGCCCACTTCACCCACCTGGAAGACGTCTACTTCACCTACCGCAAGATCGTCTGGACCCACGAAGTGTCCGGCACTTCCGGTTCGGATGACTGGCGCTCGCCGATCTCCGCCTAA
- the zwf gene encoding glucose-6-phosphate dehydrogenase, with the protein MLVFGGTGDLALHKLLPALYHLHRDGRLAPDMRILAVARNVLNRSEYQALAERRCRAQVARNDFDNDTWASFAARLDYFAMDASQSAEFGRLAKFLDAGSCQRGRIYYLATAPNLFEAIAENLAIARLAGDNTRIVLEKPIGHSLESAQEINAAIGAVFSEAQVFRIDHYLGKETVQNLMALRFANALFEPIWRAGHIDHVQISVNETLGVENRGAYYDQAGAMRDMVQNHLLQLLCLVAMEAPVRFDAEAVRNEKVKILEALKPISGLDVQDKTVRGTYAAGKIGGQEVPAYYFEKQVDNDSDTETFVALQVEVDNWRWAGVPFYLRTGKRMAKKSSEIVIQFKPVPHRLFEVSQANRLVIRLQPEERISLQLMGKNPGKGMRLTPMELDLNLAQVFPQKRRWDAYERLLLDVIEGDSTLFMRRDEVEAAWAWVDPILKGWLEYYQNPRPYPAGTDGPEQAQSLLELQGRSWQD; encoded by the coding sequence ATGCTGGTTTTTGGCGGCACTGGCGACCTGGCCTTGCACAAACTGCTGCCAGCCCTCTACCACCTGCACCGCGACGGCCGCCTGGCTCCGGACATGCGCATCCTCGCGGTGGCGCGCAATGTGCTGAACCGCAGCGAGTACCAGGCCTTGGCCGAACGCCGCTGCCGCGCCCAGGTGGCGCGCAACGACTTCGACAATGACACCTGGGCCAGCTTCGCCGCACGCCTCGACTACTTCGCCATGGATGCCTCGCAAAGCGCCGAATTCGGCCGCCTGGCCAAGTTCCTCGATGCCGGCAGCTGCCAGCGCGGCCGCATCTATTACCTGGCCACCGCGCCCAACCTGTTCGAGGCGATTGCCGAAAACCTGGCGATTGCCCGTCTGGCCGGCGACAACACGCGGATCGTGTTGGAAAAACCGATCGGCCATTCGCTGGAGTCGGCCCAGGAGATCAACGCCGCCATCGGCGCAGTGTTCAGCGAGGCGCAGGTGTTTCGCATCGACCACTACCTGGGCAAGGAGACGGTGCAGAACCTGATGGCACTGCGCTTCGCCAATGCCCTGTTCGAGCCGATCTGGCGCGCCGGGCACATCGACCACGTGCAGATCAGCGTCAACGAAACCCTCGGCGTGGAAAACCGCGGCGCCTACTACGACCAGGCCGGCGCCATGCGCGACATGGTGCAGAACCACCTGCTGCAGCTGCTCTGCCTGGTGGCCATGGAGGCGCCGGTGCGCTTCGACGCCGAGGCGGTGCGCAACGAAAAGGTGAAGATTCTCGAAGCGCTGAAGCCCATCAGCGGCCTCGACGTGCAGGACAAGACCGTGCGCGGCACCTATGCCGCCGGCAAGATCGGCGGGCAGGAAGTGCCGGCGTACTACTTCGAGAAACAGGTCGACAACGACAGCGATACCGAAACCTTCGTCGCCCTGCAGGTGGAAGTCGACAACTGGCGCTGGGCCGGCGTGCCGTTCTACCTGCGCACCGGCAAGCGCATGGCCAAGAAGAGCTCGGAGATCGTCATCCAGTTCAAGCCGGTGCCGCACCGCCTGTTCGAGGTCAGCCAGGCCAATCGCCTGGTCATCCGCCTGCAGCCGGAGGAACGCATCAGCCTGCAACTGATGGGCAAGAACCCCGGCAAGGGCATGCGCCTGACGCCCATGGAGCTGGATCTCAACCTGGCCCAGGTGTTCCCGCAGAAACGCCGCTGGGACGCCTACGAGCGCCTGCTGCTGGATGTGATCGAAGGCGACTCGACGCTGTTTATGCGCAGGGACGAAGTCGAGGCGGCCTGGGCCTGGGTCGACCCGATCCTCAAGGGCTGGCTGGAGTACTACCAGAATCCACGCCCCTACCCGGCCGGCACCGACGGCCCGGAACAGGCGCAGAGCCTGCTGGAACTGCAAGGCCGTTCCTGGCAGGACTGA